Part of the Terriglobia bacterium genome is shown below.
GACCCCCTGCCGCCGCTTTGTGGCGGCAGGGGGTCGCTCACACCCCCCCTCTCACCCCGGCGGAAACACCGCGAAGCACTTGTTCGAATTGAAGACGTAGCTTTCGATAAACTCCGCCCAGACCGGCTTGCAGTTCAATTCCGACATTGCGCCTGCCAGACAGAACCAGTTGAGCATTTCCTGTTGTCCGGAGTCTTCCACGGCGGATAGCGGCGTCTCGCGCCAGTGTCTGTAATTGCCGGTTTTCAGGGCTTCGTAGAACGCACGATCGCTTTCAATGTCGGGATAGAGGCGCCAGGCCTTGTCGTGCAGGAACGCGTGCGACCAGCTGGAAGACGCGATCACAGCCACGCGGAAGGGACTCTTCTTCAACACACGCACCATTGCGGCGCCTAGATCGAAACATCGCCCGGGTGATGGCGACGGCGGATCCAGTTCTTCGGGCGGAGGTGTCTGTCCGAATTTTGCCGCCCCGCCGCGGAAGCTGATCACGCGCTTTCCGTAGCAATTGATCGAGAAGCACACCAGCGGGTGATCGAATCCCTTGCGGTGGTAATCCAGATAGGCGATCGAGTTCAGAAACGCGTGGCCCACACCCTGCTGATGCAGCGGCCGGTATGCGTAGCAGACATCGAAGCCTTCCGTGATGAGGCCGCTCGCCAGCCGCTTTCCGCCTTCCCGGTGACCGCGCAGATTGAAAGTGAAATCTTCACGCTCGGACCA
Proteins encoded:
- a CDS encoding extradiol ring-cleavage dioxygenase, which gives rise to MAEILGLGMTHYPPLAGRDENMSGILRGTLRDPAIPAELKEPANWPKLMQEEWGADQGKAKAAEHRQALLSGLAKIRTALDDFKPDFVVIWGDDQYENFTDDIIPPFCILAYDTIEAMPWRLKAPGMPGGANVWSEREDFTFNLRGHREGGKRLASGLITEGFDVCYAYRPLHQQGVGHAFLNSIAYLDYHRKGFDHPLVCFSINCYGKRVISFRGGAAKFGQTPPPEELDPPSPSPGRCFDLGAAMVRVLKKSPFRVAVIASSSWSHAFLHDKAWRLYPDIESDRAFYEALKTGNYRHWRETPLSAVEDSGQQEMLNWFCLAGAMSELNCKPVWAEFIESYVFNSNKCFAVFPPG